The Calothrix sp. PCC 7507 DNA segment CCAGGCGCGTCCCTTGTAAGTTGTTCTCAGTAATAATTCTGGCTAATACTGGAAAAGCAGTAATTGACATCGCTGCGCCCAAAAATAGGGCAAAGGCAGTAAAAGAAACACTACCATTAGAAACCAGAGGATAAAGCAGCACTGCTAGCACCGTTCCTAAAGAAAACGGTACCAAAATACTCACATGAGAGGTTAAAATGGCAGTTTCTAACTGACCACTAAGATATTTGGGATTTAACTCTAACCCAATCAAAAACATGAAAAATATTAGTCCCACCTGAGACAACACATTCAAGAAAGGAATTGTTTCAGGTGGAAACAAATTAGCTGCTACTGATGGTGCAATTAAACCAAACAAAGAAGGGCCAAGCATAATCCCGGCGACAATCTCACCAATTACTAATGGTTGCTTGATCGATTTAAATGCCAGTCCTACTAGCCGTGATAGTCCAATAACAATCAGCACCTCTACCAGAACGAGAATAACTGTGTGCATAGTTTCCTCAAAAGTTACTATCCCGTTTCCCTAAGATGATTCTTTAGATCACTGGAAAATGTCAACCTTTTTCACTAAACCCAATGTTAATTCGCTGGTGATGTTAATTGTTGTTACGACACACGGTGAGTCGCCAATAATGAATTGTTTTAGATTTCTGAGATAAACTACAGAAAATTAGGATATTAACGCTCTCAACAGCAACAGCTAAGTATTATGGCACTGTTAAAAATCCATAACTCAGGTTGGGCATTGAGTGATTTTTTAGTATTCCCTAAGCAGCGGACTTGGCATAACTTGTACCGGGCAACAAATAAGCCACAAGTGGCGATGCCATCAGTGTTGTGACAATTGCCATGATTACCATAATAGTAAACAAAGTTGGGGTGATTATACCTTGCTCAAGACCAATATTGAGGATAATCAACTCCATCAAACCACGGGCATTCATCAGCGCGCCAATAGTCGCCGATTCTCGCCAACTTTCCCCGCCTAATCTTGCTGCTAACATACAAGCAACACCTTTACCAAGAATAGCGATCGCCACAATTAAAATTGTAATTCCCCACAAAGTAGGTGTGTTTACTAGACCAATTTGAGTGTTGAGTCCAGAGAATACAAAGAAAAATGGCAGTAAAAACGAAGTGGTAAAAAACTCGGTGTGTTGACGAATTTGTTCAGCAAATTCTCCCCGCGGCATGACTGCGCCCAGCACAAAAGCCCCAAATATTGCATAGATACCTGTAAAATCGGTAAACCACGCACAAAACATCAAAGTTATCAACAATAAAGTCAGAGTTTGTACGCTCACACCTCCATCACGTTTAGTCAGGCGCGTGAAAACTTTTAGTAGAGGTTTGGCAACAAAAATTGCAAATATTACATAGATAATCCCGCCACCGATCGCTAAGGTAGCAATGTTCAGAGAATTTTTGACACTAGCCAGGACAATTGCCAGCAAACACCAAGCAACAGCATCATCCATACAGGCTGCACCCAATGCTAATGTACCCAAGCGGCTTTGAGTCAGACCGCGCTCGTAGATAATCCGAGCTAACATAGGAAAGGCGGTAATCGTCATGGAAGCGCCTAGATATAAAGCTGCAGCCCAAGGCGTTACCTTCGCCTGGAAAAAGCTACCATAATTATAGAGTCCAAAAGATGCGATCGCTCCCAAAATGAATGGAGTAATGATCCCCGCAGCAGATAGCAATCCTGCACTTCTAATATGGTGCTTTAAGAGTTTAGTGTTAAACTCCAAACCAATCAAAAACATATAAATTGCCAACCCAATTTGGCTAATAGCATATAAAATCGACATCGATGGGTTGGGAATTTTGCCTCCTCCCGCAATTAAGATAGGAAGCTTAGGAAATAGCCATTGTTGCAACTCTGGTGCTATCAAGCCCAATAGTGAGGGCCCCAGCATAACGCCTGCAATCATTTCGCAAACAACACCAGTTTGTCCCAGATAACGCCGTCCCAAAATCGTGACGATGCGACAAGTTATTAAAATGACTGTGATTTGCAGAAATAGCTTAATAACCAGTTCAAAATTTGACATTTAATTTCCCTGACAATAAATGGGGAGAGTCAACAGTTATCAGTTATCAGTTATCAGTTATCAGTTATCAGACATGAAGTTTCGCGTCTTTAGATTAAAGAATTATTATCATACTCGCAATTAGCAATTTTGGTTCTCATTATTGCTACGCCAGCACAACTACCAATTCCAGAGATGATATGTGAATTTTTGAATTTTGAATTGGGATTAGAGCCATTCTCCGCCCCGAAAACGCCAACGGGGAAATATAATCCGCATCAAGCTTTGGGAAACAACAAAAACTGCTAACCACACAACGCTATAGTGCAGTAGAAAAACGACTGGCGGGAGTAGTTCTTTAGGCTGGGGTATAGGTAAGAAACCAAAAATTTTTACCCCACAAAAGACAAATGAAAATTCCCAAATACCAGCAAGAAGTTGAAAAGCGGCTGGCCAATCTCGATCCCAGCGAAATTTTTGCAGATAGTTATAAAGCACATCCCAACCTAAGCCTAAAATGGCGACATAGCCGAGTATCCAAAAATAAACTGAGTCAGGATTGGCACCAATAACACCTGTGGCAAAAGGCAATGATACGAAAACACCTACAGTTGCTAATAGTAATAATCGAGTTTGCCAGCGACCAAATAAAGTTGGAGTCATAAAGTGGGGGACTAGGGACTGGGTGAGATGAGGAGATTTTGAACTCTTGACAAATGACCAATGAGAGCGCTAGGACTCATCTTAAAAAATACAACAAGATTTTGGTGCTTTTCGCAAAAATAGGAAATAAAAAGATACTGCAAAGTCGGTGAGATTGCTAGTACTTCACCACATTAATTTCGCTCTGCTGCTAGATCCCCGACTTCTTTAAGAAGTCGGGGATCTAACCACCTTCACCTATCACAATTAGTGTGGTCAAATACTAGGACGATCGCAAATGAAAATCAAATCTAGCATGATATGTCGCCAATGCATCCCAATTGATGACGGCTTCTAATAAAGCTTGATAGCCTAGGGTGTTGGGGTGCAGTCCATCATCACTTAAGCGTTTACACCTCCACGTTTCACCGCGTGCCATCCATTGGTCGAAAATATCTAGATAGGGAATATTTCTTTTGTTGCAAGCCAGTCGTGTCGCTTCTTTGTAGCGGTGCTGTTCGGTATGGTTGTAGTAGAAGCAATCGAGAAATGGCATCTTGGCTTCATCAACTGGAACCATACCGACGAAGAACACGGGGCAGAGTTGTTGTGCTTGTTCTAGCAAAGCAGCGATTTGCGTTTCAAATACAGCGAAATCCGTGTAATTTCTGCCATGAGGACGAGTTAAGCAGGCTGAATCATTCACCCCTACTGACAAAATAATCAAGTCGGGGACACGATTTCGCAATTCACCCCGATGGCGAAATTCTACTTCTAGTCGTTGTGCTACTTGCTGCGTGCGATCGCCCCGCACTCCCAAATTATAAAGAATATGACCGGCACTATCGGGTAACATCCACCAGCGCCGCAGTTGTTCGACCCAGCCGCCGCGATCGGGATCGCCAAAGCCATAAACTAAGCTATCCCCCAGTGCGATGATCTTCAAAGGCTGACATTGATTCGGTGCTACAGACAGCTGCATTGAGGAAGGGGCCAGAAATGTGTGCATTGAAAAAATATATTTTATATCTTTACAAGATTCTATACATTTCTATACCATTAATGCTGATTTTTATTTAACACTGACTTTCTCACCCTTGCGCCTGGTTGGCGTTGAGTGAGTAGGGAAGTAGACCATTTTTACGGGGCCAATTCCGATACAGAAAGCGAACTAACAAAGGCAGTGAAATCAGCATGAGTACAACACCTACCCACCAACTAGAACGTAATTGTTCTATGCCATTCACGGCTGATGTAGTTTTAGTCCCAGTACTCAAAAGACTTGCTGCTACGGCTAGGGAATTATTGAAGGCATGGCAAGCCATCGGCACAAGTAGCGTGCGAGTTTTGATGTATAACACCCCCATGACGATGCCAAATAAGGACAATCCTACGAAGTTGGCATGGAGAATTCCGAACAACACCCCAGAAGCTATCAAGGCAGATGGCATCCCCCACTTGCTCGCCCAACGCTGTAAAATAATTCCCCGGAAGAGGAATTCTTCGGTGATGGGGGCGACTACTATAAATGCGATCGCTGTCAGCAGATTATAGAAAGGTGGTGCAGTATTCCGTGGAGATGGACTACTAGCAACCTGACGCATAACTCCCTCGACAAAGGACGGTGCAGCTAATGAGAGTAAGTAAAATGACACCAGGTAGGCACTGAGTGAAAACAGAATCATTAAAATTACTAAGCCAACCAATGGCAACCACTTCTGATTTTTCGGTACGCTACCCACTACATATTGAAGCTTGATCCCAAAGCGTTTGAAGTCTGCTAGTTCCCATGCACAAAGTAATCCAAAAATCAAGATGTAGAGAATTATTGTTATAACTTGACTATTAAATTTCAGTCCAGTGATGCCTTGTATTACCCCTAACCCAATACCCAGACCAATTGATAGCACTAAACCCCGGAAACACAAATTGCGAACCTTGAGCTTGAGGAAGGGGTTATGAGAATTATCAGGTGTCATAAATGGATAGTAGGCGATCGCCTATAATTTTTTTGCTATAGCAATTCTCGGACGAATAAAATACACCCTTCCCCAAAGGAGTCAGAATTCAGATCACCCAATCAAAAGTGTATTGCACTCGACGGAGAACCTCTATATTCGCCTAGGAAGGTGACTGATTTAACACCCACTTCCACCATTGACCGAAAGAACTCAGGACATTTAAACGATGTAACCCAGGCGCATGGGCAGCAGCGAGTCCATCAACAGCAACCAAGGCAGCATATTGTAAGCCCAGGAAGCTATCAACCGCTGCATAAGGGCCACCAAGGGTAATTGCCCCAGCTGCATAAACTTGACCTTTACCACTACGCATTTCTACTAACTCAAAATTGTTGGCTACAACCAATCTTCCCAGATGATTTAAGGGCAATCTGTAATGTTTCACCAAATCATCTAATAACGGACTAGCTTCCACCTTGGCATCCAAGCCTGTGGCATCAATAATAAAGTCAGCAGAGAGTGTCATTTTCCCAAAGCCTTTTTCTTGGATTTGGGTAATAGTGCGGTTTTGGCTATCCTGCTCTACGCCCAGCACCTCACCAAAGGTGATTTGATACCAGCCTTCACTGATACCTTGCTCAGTAATCAGCTGCCAATCATAGCGGTCAGCAGTGGTAGTACCACCCCAGTCGGCTAGTAAGCTTTTGCGTTCATCAGGACTAGCCTTCTCTAACATTACCCGCAGTTCGCCGCCCCAACAAGCTTTAGGCCAATTAAAAGGTTGAAATTCGTAATGATTTTTGACTGTGCGTTTCGCCTTTTGAAATTTGTTGCCGTGGGGTTTAGGCGATCGC contains these protein-coding regions:
- a CDS encoding cation:proton antiporter, with product MSNFELVIKLFLQITVILITCRIVTILGRRYLGQTGVVCEMIAGVMLGPSLLGLIAPELQQWLFPKLPILIAGGGKIPNPSMSILYAISQIGLAIYMFLIGLEFNTKLLKHHIRSAGLLSAAGIITPFILGAIASFGLYNYGSFFQAKVTPWAAALYLGASMTITAFPMLARIIYERGLTQSRLGTLALGAACMDDAVAWCLLAIVLASVKNSLNIATLAIGGGIIYVIFAIFVAKPLLKVFTRLTKRDGGVSVQTLTLLLITLMFCAWFTDFTGIYAIFGAFVLGAVMPRGEFAEQIRQHTEFFTTSFLLPFFFVFSGLNTQIGLVNTPTLWGITILIVAIAILGKGVACMLAARLGGESWRESATIGALMNARGLMELIILNIGLEQGIITPTLFTIMVIMAIVTTLMASPLVAYLLPGTSYAKSAA
- a CDS encoding GDSL-type esterase/lipase family protein, coding for MHTFLAPSSMQLSVAPNQCQPLKIIALGDSLVYGFGDPDRGGWVEQLRRWWMLPDSAGHILYNLGVRGDRTQQVAQRLEVEFRHRGELRNRVPDLIILSVGVNDSACLTRPHGRNYTDFAVFETQIAALLEQAQQLCPVFFVGMVPVDEAKMPFLDCFYYNHTEQHRYKEATRLACNKRNIPYLDIFDQWMARGETWRCKRLSDDGLHPNTLGYQALLEAVINWDALATYHARFDFHLRSS
- a CDS encoding CPBP family intramembrane glutamic endopeptidase; amino-acid sequence: MTPDNSHNPFLKLKVRNLCFRGLVLSIGLGIGLGVIQGITGLKFNSQVITIILYILIFGLLCAWELADFKRFGIKLQYVVGSVPKNQKWLPLVGLVILMILFSLSAYLVSFYLLSLAAPSFVEGVMRQVASSPSPRNTAPPFYNLLTAIAFIVVAPITEEFLFRGIILQRWASKWGMPSALIASGVLFGILHANFVGLSLFGIVMGVLYIKTRTLLVPMACHAFNNSLAVAASLLSTGTKTTSAVNGIEQLRSSWWVGVVLMLISLPLLVRFLYRNWPRKNGLLPYSLNANQAQG